In one window of Frigoriglobus tundricola DNA:
- a CDS encoding HDIG domain-containing metalloprotein: MTRADAFGLLCEYVSDISLRRHCLSVEVAMRAYARELGHDEELWGTAGLLHDFDYERWNAAPDHPLKGSEVLRARGYPEEVVVCILSHADYLSDRYPRRTPMEKGLYACDEITGLVTATALLRPTGIGDLTASSVKKKMKAKGFAKGVNRDDVIRGAADFGVELDAHIQFVIDAMKTIAAELGLEKGSGPAETGTPA, from the coding sequence ATGACCCGCGCGGACGCGTTCGGCCTGCTGTGCGAATACGTGAGCGACATCAGCCTGCGCCGGCACTGCCTGTCGGTGGAGGTCGCGATGCGGGCTTACGCGCGCGAACTCGGCCACGACGAGGAACTGTGGGGGACCGCGGGGCTCCTGCACGACTTCGACTACGAGCGCTGGAACGCCGCGCCGGACCACCCGCTGAAGGGGTCGGAGGTCCTCCGCGCACGCGGCTACCCGGAAGAGGTCGTCGTCTGCATCCTGTCGCACGCCGATTACCTCAGCGACCGCTACCCGCGGCGCACGCCGATGGAAAAGGGGTTGTACGCGTGCGACGAGATCACCGGTCTCGTGACCGCAACGGCGCTCCTGCGCCCCACCGGCATCGGCGACCTGACCGCCTCGAGCGTGAAGAAGAAGATGAAGGCGAAGGGGTTCGCGAAGGGCGTGAACCGCGACGACGTGATCCGCGGCGCGGCCGACTTCGGCGTGGAACTGGACGCACACATTCAGTTCGTCATCGACGCGATGAAAACCATCGCCGCCGAGTTGGGCCTGGAGAAGGGAAGCGGGCCGGCGGAGACGGGCACGCCGGCGTAG
- a CDS encoding winged helix-turn-helix domain-containing protein, which yields MRPKGTAAELEARRRLAVQRVADGWSRAEVAAFLGVHRETVAEWVRAHKADGDPALAAKPHPGRPPFLTPEQEKQVLGWLAEAPTKHGFRTDLWTAKRVAQLILQKLEVKFHPHYLREWLTKRNYTPQKPARRAKQRNPEAIAGWLQKDWPRIKKKSGARTPTSS from the coding sequence ATGAGACCTAAAGGTACTGCGGCTGAGTTGGAAGCCCGTCGTCGCTTGGCCGTGCAGCGGGTGGCGGACGGGTGGTCCCGTGCCGAGGTGGCCGCGTTCCTCGGCGTCCACCGGGAAACGGTGGCCGAGTGGGTGCGGGCCCACAAGGCCGATGGGGACCCGGCTCTGGCGGCCAAACCACACCCGGGCCGCCCCCCGTTCCTGACCCCCGAGCAGGAAAAGCAGGTGCTCGGGTGGCTGGCCGAGGCGCCTACGAAGCACGGGTTCCGGACCGACCTGTGGACGGCCAAGCGGGTGGCCCAACTGATCCTCCAGAAGTTGGAGGTGAAATTCCACCCGCACTACCTGCGGGAATGGTTGACGAAGCGCAACTACACGCCCCAGAAGCCGGCCCGGCGGGCCAAGCAGCGGAACCCCGAAGCCATCGCGGGGTGGCTCCAGAAGGACTGGCCGCGGATCAAAAAAAAGTCCGGCGCCAGAACGCCCACCTCGTCTTGA
- a CDS encoding ATP-grasp domain-containing protein: protein MPTLIMASRAFVCLIGGTPHPAAACEQRLIAAAEAVGWSVLAGDVDPLPPAVDEPAVYVTTDRAVATAAALDLALLEPTFDLLTRVPERFLRRQVEAATFGDLDRLAGRTFVKPADPLDKWFDAGVYSDVRDIRVRNQLRPDAPVLLSEPVEWSVEFRYFVLGGHVVAGSPYIAYGRPAWRWHPGKAPDAPTAGRAVVEGVCTAMEGELPPAFVLDVGRIDDRGWAVVEFNPVWSAGLLNADAAAVLPALLRATRRRSDLSADDRQWDVRG from the coding sequence ATGCCCACGTTGATCATGGCGTCGCGCGCGTTCGTATGTCTCATCGGCGGCACGCCGCACCCGGCGGCGGCGTGCGAACAGCGGCTGATCGCTGCCGCCGAAGCCGTCGGCTGGTCGGTCCTCGCCGGCGACGTCGATCCGCTGCCACCAGCCGTAGACGAGCCGGCCGTTTACGTCACCACGGACCGCGCAGTCGCCACCGCGGCGGCACTCGATCTCGCACTGCTCGAGCCGACGTTCGATCTGCTCACGCGCGTGCCGGAGCGGTTTCTCCGGCGGCAGGTGGAAGCCGCGACGTTCGGTGACCTCGACCGCCTCGCGGGGCGGACGTTCGTGAAGCCGGCCGATCCGCTCGACAAGTGGTTCGACGCCGGAGTGTACTCGGACGTGCGCGACATCCGGGTGCGCAACCAATTGCGCCCCGATGCGCCGGTGCTGCTGAGCGAACCGGTCGAGTGGTCGGTGGAGTTCCGGTACTTCGTGCTGGGCGGACACGTGGTCGCCGGTTCGCCCTACATCGCTTACGGGCGCCCGGCGTGGCGCTGGCACCCGGGCAAAGCCCCCGACGCGCCGACGGCCGGGCGCGCGGTTGTGGAAGGCGTTTGCACGGCGATGGAAGGAGAACTGCCGCCGGCGTTCGTTCTGGACGTGGGCCGCATCGACGACCGCGGTTGGGCGGTGGTGGAGTTCAACCCGGTGTGGTCGGCCGGGCTGCTGAACGCCGACGCGGCGGCGGTGTTGCCGGCGCTCCTCCGCGCCACCCGCCGGCGCTCCGACCTGAGCGCGGACGACCGGCAGTGGGACGTGCGCGGCTGA
- the rpe gene encoding ribulose-phosphate 3-epimerase: MIAPSILAADFSKLGELVREVAEAGADRIHVDVMDGHFVPNLSMGAVVVKGLRPVTKIPLEVHLMVEDPGRFLDGFVKAGADALIVHLEVLPDPRPMIEQIRGLGKKVGLAFNPDMPVQRVEPYLRDIDLALCMTVFPGFGGQAFIPESLDRLKALRALVEKHNPACEIEVDGGIDAKTIGAASAAGASVFVAGTAVFGARNGPAAAVKDLAALAKVK; the protein is encoded by the coding sequence ATGATTGCTCCATCCATTCTGGCCGCCGATTTCTCCAAGCTCGGCGAACTCGTCCGCGAGGTCGCGGAGGCCGGGGCCGACCGCATCCACGTTGACGTCATGGACGGGCACTTCGTCCCGAACCTGAGCATGGGCGCGGTCGTCGTAAAGGGGCTGCGGCCGGTCACAAAGATCCCGCTCGAAGTTCACCTCATGGTCGAAGACCCGGGCCGGTTCCTGGACGGCTTCGTGAAGGCCGGGGCCGACGCGCTCATCGTCCACCTCGAGGTGCTGCCGGACCCGCGGCCCATGATCGAGCAGATCCGCGGCCTGGGCAAGAAGGTCGGGCTGGCCTTCAACCCCGACATGCCGGTGCAGCGGGTCGAGCCGTACCTGCGCGACATCGACCTGGCGCTGTGCATGACCGTGTTCCCCGGCTTCGGCGGGCAGGCGTTCATCCCCGAAAGCCTCGACCGTTTGAAGGCGCTCCGGGCACTGGTGGAGAAGCACAACCCGGCGTGCGAGATCGAGGTGGACGGCGGCATCGACGCGAAGACCATCGGCGCGGCGTCCGCCGCCGGCGCGAGTGTGTTCGTCGCGGGGACGGCGGTGTTCGGCGCGAGGAACGGCCCGGCCGCGGCCGTGAAAGACCTGGCCGCACTCGCGAAGGTGAAGTGA
- a CDS encoding tautomerase family protein: MPFARIDLARGKTAEYRATVGDVVYEGIVGILKAPDGDRFMVIGEHAPENFVFDPNFLGIKRSPDLIYIQVTSTVGNTKEQKLAFFRHMADELNRRLGVRREDVFISLVFVDREDWSFGNGEPW, from the coding sequence ATGCCGTTTGCACGTATCGATCTGGCTCGAGGAAAGACCGCCGAGTATCGGGCCACTGTGGGCGACGTCGTGTACGAGGGGATTGTTGGGATCCTGAAGGCGCCGGATGGCGACCGCTTCATGGTCATCGGCGAGCACGCACCGGAGAACTTCGTGTTCGATCCGAACTTTCTCGGCATCAAGCGATCGCCGGACCTCATCTACATCCAGGTGACCAGCACCGTCGGAAACACCAAGGAGCAGAAGCTCGCCTTCTTCCGGCACATGGCCGACGAGCTGAATCGACGGCTCGGCGTGCGCCGCGAGGACGTCTTCATCAGCCTGGTCTTCGTCGACCGCGAGGACTGGTCATTCGGTAATGGCGAGCCGTGGTGA
- a CDS encoding right-handed parallel beta-helix repeat-containing protein → MRPAKGQPLRPAAPPLPEPEGNVVTVGTAARLHAAVARAQPGTTILLADGRYALSQPLHIRADRVALRGRSGDRTKVVLDGGGTLAEAIWLSTCSDVTVADLTVRDVRANGIKLNSEKNVQRLRVYNCEFRNIWQRAVKAVAVPAADRDRLAPQDCRIEYCLFANDRPKKFGDDPDDTPASFGGDYIAGLDLMYATRWVIRDNVFRGINGRTGQGRGAVLVWCDARDCVIERNVIVDCDAGISLGNALHGPKDPPHCTGCVVRNNCVTRAPEGGITALYTKDCKVLHNSVCDPTGKIGRGIRVELAADGLLVANNLLAGPKVIINTPSRVEQQNNREGVAPSAFVDAAIGDLHLVERTDGVTGAGKLLPDVRRDLDGRRRGERVDLGAHELSPP, encoded by the coding sequence GTGCGACCCGCGAAGGGACAGCCGCTCCGCCCCGCCGCCCCGCCGCTGCCCGAACCCGAGGGCAACGTCGTCACCGTGGGCACCGCGGCGCGCCTGCACGCCGCCGTCGCTCGTGCTCAGCCCGGCACGACGATCCTGCTGGCGGACGGTCGGTACGCGCTGTCGCAACCGCTGCACATTCGCGCGGACCGCGTCGCCCTGCGCGGCCGGTCCGGCGACCGCACAAAGGTGGTTCTCGACGGCGGCGGGACGCTCGCCGAAGCGATCTGGTTGAGCACCTGTTCCGATGTGACCGTCGCCGACCTCACGGTTCGCGACGTGCGCGCGAACGGGATCAAACTGAACTCGGAAAAGAACGTGCAGCGCCTGCGCGTTTACAACTGCGAGTTCCGGAACATCTGGCAGCGCGCCGTCAAGGCCGTGGCGGTGCCGGCCGCGGACCGCGACCGCCTCGCCCCGCAGGACTGTCGGATCGAATACTGCCTGTTCGCCAACGACCGCCCGAAGAAGTTCGGCGACGACCCGGACGACACGCCGGCGTCGTTCGGCGGCGACTACATTGCCGGCCTCGACCTCATGTACGCCACCCGCTGGGTGATCCGGGACAACGTGTTCCGCGGCATCAACGGGCGGACGGGACAGGGGCGCGGGGCCGTGTTGGTGTGGTGCGATGCGCGTGACTGCGTGATCGAGCGGAACGTGATCGTCGATTGCGACGCGGGCATCTCCCTGGGGAACGCGCTCCACGGCCCGAAGGACCCGCCGCACTGCACCGGCTGCGTGGTGCGGAACAACTGTGTCACGCGCGCCCCGGAGGGCGGAATCACGGCGCTGTACACGAAGGACTGCAAGGTCCTGCACAACTCGGTGTGCGATCCGACGGGGAAGATCGGTCGGGGGATTCGGGTGGAACTGGCCGCGGACGGCCTCCTCGTGGCAAACAACCTGCTCGCCGGCCCGAAGGTCATCATCAACACGCCGAGCCGGGTGGAACAGCAGAACAACCGCGAGGGCGTTGCTCCGTCCGCGTTCGTGGACGCGGCGATAGGCGACCTGCACCTGGTCGAGCGCACCGATGGGGTGACCGGCGCGGGGAAACTGCTACCGGACGTGCGGCGCGATCTGGACGGCCGCCGGCGCGGCGAGCGCGTCGATCTCGGAGCGCACGAACTCAGTCCGCCGTGA
- a CDS encoding sigma-70 family RNA polymerase sigma factor, translated as MDTARLLRRARETAPPVGTDPADTELLRRYAAERDEAAFAELVRRNGPLVLRTCRHVLGEAGAEDAFQATFLLLARSAGRLTRSGSLAGWLHAAAVRVAHRARRGESRRREREVASRTPPVAPDDLTWREVREVLDTELAALPEKYRVPLVLCYLQELSYEEAARRAGCPVGALRGRLERGKERLRKRLARYGLPLAAPAIVVGSPSPVSAALIEAAVAAVRTAKNGTVPPALAGLLPTGRLRVALLFAPAATALAAIGIVLAASGSPTADPPRSDPPEPARPAAEADPHRPVDRHGDPLPTGAVMCLGTARLRHGGYVQSVAFSPDGAEVASAGDDHTVRIWDRQTGRELRRLKGPFIFPNAVAYADGGTRIVTAEGLFSTPLSLGPTPVRLWDARTGELVRVLAESGPRTNEPLAVSPDGKTVAFRTGDTVVLHPVAKGGRSGKLSVRNRYVPALAFSPDGTRLVVCFGQGFGNWQAGDSFGVRLFDLTLLAEDRKPEPLWVRGAEVDMIGWQRDPTALFSPDGKHVLVSFGATEEHRAPPLLLDAGTGKDVRPFAGQKLTVYPFLFLQSGKQVVGGSYHGPSVVWDVATGKIVAEPPWEDLDVIGGAVLSPDGKTIATAGRRAVRLWDTATWKELCPTPASIGEIDRLVVAPDGRRVLAVSDWNPAFGARLWDLDTGRQVSAVPGRGWFVSQVPNSKSKLLFGSGGDGDFRAWDAQTLNPLPHRKDDHNLPQRNVSSLEVTPDGARFVAAGTDGVLGVWDRATRTVVCQVDTGRRGAWPFALSADGRFAVTGPTKIVPGFGGVVGSTAIKAWNLETGKLRAAFDGPETGANCLAVAPDDRTVAVGTHHGGVRVYELATGKCRAEFRGHEGGVTAAAFTPDGRRLISGGSDTQILVWDLLGPLPGRAGPADAGRAWADLLSSDAARADRAMRHFASAPAAAVTHFQKHLVADQGPDPKRVQKLVEQLAAPEFADREAAQAELERIGPEVVPALRDAIRAAGSAEVVSRAGELVNKLDPAPVTGEALRHVRAVEVLERIGSADARNVLSALATGAAGARVTREAAAALARLRGRN; from the coding sequence ATGGACACCGCCCGCTTACTCCGCCGCGCCCGAGAAACGGCACCGCCCGTCGGAACCGACCCGGCGGACACGGAACTGCTCCGGCGGTACGCGGCGGAGCGAGATGAGGCCGCGTTCGCCGAACTGGTCCGGCGGAACGGCCCGCTCGTCCTCCGGACCTGTCGGCACGTCCTCGGGGAGGCGGGTGCCGAGGACGCGTTCCAGGCCACGTTCTTGCTGTTGGCTCGATCGGCCGGTCGCCTCACACGGTCCGGCTCGCTGGCCGGTTGGTTGCACGCGGCCGCCGTCCGAGTCGCACACCGCGCGCGCCGGGGAGAGAGCCGACGCCGGGAACGGGAGGTGGCCTCTCGCACGCCACCCGTCGCCCCCGACGACCTGACGTGGCGGGAGGTGCGAGAGGTACTCGACACCGAACTCGCCGCACTGCCCGAGAAGTACCGCGTCCCGCTCGTGTTGTGCTACCTCCAGGAGTTGAGCTACGAGGAGGCCGCCCGCCGGGCCGGGTGCCCGGTCGGGGCGCTCCGCGGCCGGCTGGAGCGGGGGAAGGAGCGGCTTCGCAAGCGGCTCGCGCGATACGGGCTCCCGCTGGCGGCCCCGGCCATTGTCGTCGGCAGTCCGTCGCCGGTGTCCGCCGCACTGATCGAGGCCGCGGTGGCGGCGGTCCGGACGGCGAAGAATGGGACGGTTCCGCCCGCGCTCGCCGGCCTGCTCCCAACGGGTCGGCTCCGTGTCGCTCTCCTCTTTGCGCCGGCCGCGACCGCGCTGGCCGCCATCGGGATCGTCCTGGCCGCGAGCGGGTCGCCCACCGCCGACCCGCCGAGGAGCGATCCGCCCGAGCCCGCGCGCCCGGCCGCCGAGGCGGACCCGCATCGACCGGTCGATCGTCACGGCGACCCGCTCCCGACCGGGGCGGTGATGTGCCTCGGCACGGCCCGGCTCCGTCACGGCGGATACGTCCAGTCGGTCGCGTTCTCCCCGGACGGAGCGGAGGTCGCGTCCGCCGGGGACGACCACACCGTCCGCATCTGGGACCGCCAGACCGGGCGCGAACTCCGGCGCCTGAAGGGGCCGTTCATCTTCCCGAACGCCGTCGCCTACGCCGACGGCGGCACGCGAATCGTCACCGCCGAGGGGCTCTTTTCCACCCCGCTCAGTCTGGGTCCGACTCCGGTCCGCCTGTGGGACGCCAGGACCGGAGAACTCGTCCGCGTCCTCGCCGAAAGCGGCCCGCGCACCAACGAGCCACTCGCGGTTTCGCCGGACGGCAAGACCGTGGCGTTCCGCACCGGCGATACGGTCGTTCTTCACCCGGTTGCCAAGGGCGGACGGTCCGGGAAATTATCCGTCCGAAACCGCTACGTGCCGGCCCTCGCGTTCAGCCCCGACGGCACCCGGTTGGTGGTGTGTTTCGGTCAGGGCTTTGGCAACTGGCAGGCCGGCGACTCCTTCGGCGTCCGACTGTTCGACCTCACGTTGCTCGCGGAGGACCGGAAGCCCGAGCCGCTCTGGGTCCGCGGGGCGGAGGTGGACATGATCGGGTGGCAGAGGGATCCGACCGCGCTATTCTCCCCGGACGGGAAGCACGTCCTCGTGTCGTTTGGCGCCACCGAGGAACACCGCGCACCCCCGCTCCTTCTGGACGCGGGCACCGGTAAGGACGTCCGCCCGTTCGCCGGGCAAAAGCTCACAGTGTACCCGTTCCTCTTCCTCCAGAGCGGCAAGCAGGTCGTGGGGGGCAGCTACCACGGTCCGAGCGTCGTTTGGGACGTTGCCACGGGTAAGATTGTTGCCGAACCGCCGTGGGAAGATTTGGACGTTATCGGCGGGGCGGTCCTCTCGCCCGACGGGAAAACGATCGCCACGGCCGGGCGCCGGGCGGTCCGGCTGTGGGACACCGCGACGTGGAAGGAACTCTGCCCCACACCTGCGTCGATCGGGGAAATCGACCGGCTCGTGGTGGCTCCGGACGGTCGGCGGGTACTCGCGGTATCGGACTGGAACCCCGCGTTCGGCGCGCGTCTCTGGGACCTCGATACAGGGCGGCAAGTTTCGGCGGTTCCGGGCAGAGGGTGGTTCGTCTCTCAAGTCCCCAACTCGAAGTCAAAGTTGCTGTTCGGGAGCGGGGGCGACGGGGACTTTCGCGCGTGGGACGCCCAGACGCTGAACCCGCTCCCGCACCGAAAGGACGATCATAACTTACCACAGAGAAACGTGTCCTCATTAGAAGTCACGCCCGACGGCGCTCGCTTCGTCGCCGCGGGGACGGACGGGGTCTTGGGTGTGTGGGACCGCGCGACGAGAACTGTTGTGTGCCAGGTGGACACCGGGCGGCGCGGCGCGTGGCCGTTCGCCCTCTCCGCAGACGGGCGGTTTGCTGTGACAGGGCCGACCAAAATTGTACCCGGTTTCGGGGGTGTGGTCGGCTCAACTGCCATCAAGGCGTGGAACCTGGAGACCGGGAAGTTGCGGGCGGCGTTCGACGGCCCGGAAACGGGTGCGAACTGCCTGGCGGTCGCTCCGGACGACCGGACGGTCGCGGTCGGTACGCATCACGGTGGCGTCCGGGTCTATGAACTCGCGACGGGGAAATGTCGGGCGGAGTTTCGTGGCCACGAGGGCGGGGTCACGGCCGCCGCGTTCACCCCGGACGGCCGGCGCCTGATATCGGGCGGATCGGACACCCAGATCCTGGTTTGGGACTTGCTCGGCCCGCTCCCCGGCCGCGCGGGACCGGCCGATGCGGGGCGGGCCTGGGCGGATCTCCTTTCCTCAGACGCGGCCAGGGCCGACCGGGCGATGCGCCACTTTGCGTCCGCGCCGGCCGCGGCCGTGACTCACTTCCAGAAGCACCTGGTGGCGGACCAGGGACCGGACCCGAAGCGCGTTCAGAAACTCGTCGAACAACTCGCGGCCCCGGAGTTCGCCGATCGTGAGGCGGCCCAGGCGGAACTGGAGCGGATCGGCCCCGAGGTCGTTCCGGCTCTGAGGGACGCGATCCGCGCGGCCGGGTCGGCGGAGGTGGTCTCCCGGGCGGGGGAGTTGGTGAACAAATTGGACCCGGCGCCCGTGACCGGTGAGGCGCTCCGACACGTGCGAGCGGTCGAAGTGCTGGAGCGGATCGGGTCGGCCGACGCGCGGAACGTGCTCTCCGCTCTTGCGACAGGTGCGGCGGGCGCGCGGGTGACGCGCGAGGCCGCCGCCGCCCTCGCCCGGCTGCGGGGCCGGAACTGA
- a CDS encoding TetR/AcrR family transcriptional regulator: MSSREKILSAAKRVVQARGYSGLNFRVLAEEVGINAASIYHHFPSKADLGAAVAKRYWEDSAAALEALLAEISDPIRCLHRYPDTFRRALENNNRLCLCSFMAAEYDDLPEPVKKEIQTFADVNVAWLRKVLSAAVVVRVEESERRARAIFAAIAGAQLIARSRADISLYDALIESYRAAGLLPA; the protein is encoded by the coding sequence ATGAGCTCACGGGAAAAGATCCTGTCGGCGGCAAAACGGGTCGTGCAGGCGCGTGGTTACAGCGGGTTGAACTTTCGTGTCCTCGCGGAAGAGGTGGGGATCAATGCCGCGAGCATCTACCACCACTTCCCGAGCAAGGCCGATCTCGGCGCGGCGGTCGCGAAGCGCTATTGGGAGGACTCCGCCGCTGCCCTGGAGGCGCTGTTGGCCGAAATCTCGGACCCGATCCGCTGCCTGCACCGGTACCCCGATACGTTTCGAAGGGCGCTCGAAAATAACAATCGCCTGTGTCTCTGTAGCTTCATGGCGGCCGAGTACGACGACCTACCGGAACCGGTGAAAAAAGAGATCCAGACCTTTGCCGATGTCAATGTGGCCTGGCTGCGCAAGGTCCTGTCCGCTGCGGTCGTGGTCCGTGTCGAGGAGAGCGAGCGGCGGGCTCGCGCCATCTTCGCCGCCATCGCCGGCGCACAGCTCATTGCGCGGAGTCGCGCTGATATCTCGCTTTATGACGCGCTGATCGAGAGCTACCGCGCGGCCGGGCTCCTACCGGCGTAA
- a CDS encoding Uma2 family endonuclease → MSASAPTTATPPQRYYSAHSTFRKFTLDEYHKLIEIGVFASGEPYELLEGNLVHKMSRGTPHDAAVQALLKRLFRMSPAGWDLRSQSAVTLTAGNEPEPDCAIVRGDENTYRTRNPGPADIGLLIEVSDSSLYIDRYDKGRIYAQNGIPVYWVVNVVDKVIEVYTQPGGAGDAAAYAQRDDYPVGTAVPVVLDGATVGTITVAEVMG, encoded by the coding sequence ATGTCCGCATCCGCACCCACAACCGCTACGCCGCCACAGCGCTATTACTCCGCGCATTCCACGTTCCGCAAGTTCACACTCGACGAATACCACAAGCTCATCGAAATCGGCGTGTTCGCGAGTGGTGAGCCCTACGAACTTCTCGAGGGGAATCTGGTACACAAAATGTCGCGCGGCACCCCACACGATGCGGCCGTCCAGGCTCTCCTCAAGCGGCTGTTTCGGATGTCCCCCGCCGGATGGGATCTCCGCAGCCAGTCGGCAGTGACGCTGACGGCCGGGAACGAACCGGAACCGGATTGTGCGATCGTTCGCGGCGACGAGAACACTTACCGGACACGGAACCCCGGCCCGGCCGACATCGGTCTGCTCATCGAAGTCTCGGACAGTTCCTTGTACATCGACCGGTACGACAAAGGGCGTATCTACGCTCAGAACGGGATCCCGGTCTACTGGGTCGTGAACGTGGTGGACAAGGTGATCGAGGTCTACACCCAGCCCGGCGGCGCCGGCGACGCAGCCGCCTACGCGCAGCGCGACGACTACCCCGTCGGTACCGCGGTTCCCGTGGTGCTCGACGGCGCCACTGTCGGCACGATCACGGTCGCGGAGGTGATGGGTTGA
- a CDS encoding transposase has product MIDETGVFLNPLVRRSWAVRGQTPVIGGDGGHRKKVSVIGALSMSPKARRLGLYFATRPDGFFTADAVVPFLRDLLTHLRGKVVVLWDGGSNHQGPLIRAFLQRNRRLALERLPAYAPDLNPVEVVWSWLKYGQLANYVPDGIKELDNEILDRLIELRCDPNLLRNLWDGSDLPFPHLRTG; this is encoded by the coding sequence TTGATCGACGAAACCGGTGTGTTCCTCAACCCGCTGGTCCGCCGGTCCTGGGCGGTGCGGGGCCAGACCCCGGTGATCGGCGGGGACGGGGGGCACCGGAAGAAGGTGTCGGTCATCGGGGCGCTGAGCATGTCCCCGAAGGCCCGGCGCCTGGGGCTGTACTTCGCCACCCGCCCGGACGGGTTCTTTACGGCTGACGCCGTGGTTCCGTTCCTCCGCGACCTGTTGACGCACCTGCGGGGGAAGGTGGTGGTCCTGTGGGACGGTGGATCCAACCACCAAGGGCCGCTGATCCGGGCGTTCCTGCAACGGAACCGGCGCCTCGCCCTGGAGCGGTTGCCCGCGTACGCCCCGGACCTGAACCCAGTCGAGGTGGTCTGGTCGTGGCTCAAGTACGGGCAACTGGCCAACTATGTGCCCGACGGGATCAAGGAGTTGGATAACGAGATCCTGGACCGCCTCATCGAGTTGAGGTGCGACCCGAACCTCCTTCGGAACCTGTGGGACGGGTCGGATTTGCCCTTCCCACATCTGAGGACGGGTTAA
- a CDS encoding formylglycine-generating enzyme family protein: MTFVRVPAGAFRMGDDLSGRSFEGPVHEVRITRPFYISVVPVTQAQYEAVKGKNPSKFNRHHGGGPDHPVEHVTWDQAFRFCDKLARMPDEQVHRRSYRLPTEAEWEYACRGGTTTDYACGDKLTGRDALFATSGHKLAGKSTCPVAQFPANAYGLHDMHGNVQEWVNDWFDEYYYFDSPVPDPPGPKTGHLRVVRGGCYGMLPIDCRSAARRGHATDSASETIGFRVVMDVG; the protein is encoded by the coding sequence ATGACGTTCGTCCGCGTCCCGGCCGGGGCCTTCCGCATGGGCGACGACCTGTCCGGCCGGTCGTTCGAGGGGCCGGTCCACGAGGTGCGGATCACCCGCCCGTTCTACATCTCGGTGGTGCCGGTCACCCAGGCGCAGTACGAAGCGGTCAAGGGGAAGAACCCGAGCAAGTTCAACCGCCACCACGGCGGCGGCCCGGACCACCCGGTCGAACACGTCACCTGGGACCAGGCGTTCCGCTTCTGCGACAAACTGGCCCGGATGCCCGACGAACAGGTCCACCGCCGCAGCTACCGCTTACCGACGGAGGCGGAGTGGGAGTACGCGTGCCGCGGCGGCACGACCACCGACTACGCGTGCGGCGACAAGTTGACCGGCAGGGACGCACTGTTCGCCACCTCCGGGCACAAGCTGGCCGGCAAGAGCACGTGCCCGGTGGCACAGTTCCCGGCCAACGCCTACGGGCTGCACGACATGCACGGCAACGTGCAGGAGTGGGTGAACGACTGGTTCGACGAGTACTACTACTTCGACAGCCCCGTGCCCGACCCGCCCGGACCGAAGACCGGGCACCTCCGCGTCGTCCGCGGCGGGTGCTACGGGATGCTCCCCATCGATTGCCGCAGCGCCGCCCGCCGCGGGCACGCGACGGACTCGGCCTCCGAAACCATCGGCTTCCGCGTGGTGATGGATGTGGGCTGA
- a CDS encoding Mpo1-like protein, with product MSFPIARRLLRLAGRARRNWLDRHQTPANYWVHMLGIPLAFVGVALLFATDWYWGVGAIVLGYLLQWIGHRIEGNDVGEFIPLKRLFGLPVVAIAPQHRPLNPSPPRP from the coding sequence ATGAGTTTCCCAATCGCGCGCCGGCTGCTGAGGTTGGCGGGCCGCGCCCGCCGCAACTGGCTGGACCGGCACCAGACGCCGGCGAACTACTGGGTCCACATGCTCGGCATCCCGCTGGCGTTCGTTGGCGTGGCGCTGCTGTTCGCCACCGACTGGTACTGGGGCGTCGGGGCGATCGTATTGGGCTACCTGCTCCAGTGGATCGGGCACCGGATCGAGGGGAACGACGTGGGCGAGTTCATCCCGCTGAAGCGCCTCTTCGGCCTGCCGGTGGTCGCGATCGCGCCCCAGCACCGGCCGCTCAACCCATCACCTCCGCGACCGTGA